From Streptomyces sp. GSL17-111, one genomic window encodes:
- a CDS encoding 3-hydroxyacyl-CoA dehydrogenase NAD-binding domain-containing protein, which translates to MTTTQELLKGAADVFPDEVVTQAHVRHLDLPGGVGRFALITLDNGFDHTKPTTFGPQSLGNLDAAIDQVEAEAAAGDIVGVGLTGKPFIFAVGADLKGVEVLKERTDAEAIGKGGHDVFKRLSGLAVPTFAYYNGAAMGGGVEVGLHCTYRTVSKAVPAFSLPEVFLGLVPGWGGCVLLPNLIGPERAVKVVIENSMNQNKQLKGAQVHELGIADALFEGADFLEQSLHWTSAVLSGQLAVERPEIDRGEAWDQAVAAGRAFADAKVHGAAPAAYRALDIIAAAKDGDLQAGFDAEDAALADLIMGGELRSGIYAFNLVQKRAKRPAGAPDKSLARPVTKVGVVGAGLMASQLALLFARRLEVPVVLTDIDQERVDKGVGYVHEEIDKLLLKGRVGQDKANRLKALVTGSLDKAAAFSDADFVIEAVFEEMGVKQKVFAEVEAVVPAHAILATNTSSLSVTEMASQLKHPERVVGFHFFNPVAVLPLLEIVRAEQTDDASLATAFAVAKQLKKTAVLVKDAPAFVVNRILTRFMGSVLGAIDEGTPVEVADRALAPLGLPMSPIVLLELVGPAVAHHVAGTLHEAFPERFGVSENLGRVVKAGKRGLYLPGTTDLDPEVAALFETGDTVLSEEEVRERALAAIAEEIDLMLKEGVVAEAQDVDLCLITGAGWPFHLGGITPYLDRAGVSERVRGSAFHAPGVASVPQ; encoded by the coding sequence GTGACCACCACGCAGGAGCTGCTCAAGGGCGCGGCCGACGTCTTCCCCGACGAGGTCGTGACCCAGGCGCACGTGCGCCACCTCGACCTTCCCGGCGGCGTGGGCCGGTTCGCGCTCATCACGCTCGACAACGGCTTCGACCACACCAAGCCGACCACGTTCGGTCCGCAGTCCCTGGGCAACCTGGACGCCGCGATCGACCAGGTCGAGGCGGAGGCGGCCGCCGGTGACATCGTCGGCGTCGGCCTGACCGGCAAGCCGTTCATCTTCGCCGTCGGCGCCGACCTCAAGGGCGTCGAGGTGCTCAAGGAGCGCACCGACGCCGAGGCCATCGGCAAGGGCGGCCACGACGTCTTCAAGCGGCTGTCCGGCCTCGCCGTGCCGACGTTCGCCTACTACAACGGCGCGGCGATGGGCGGCGGCGTGGAGGTGGGTCTGCACTGCACCTACCGCACCGTCTCCAAGGCCGTCCCCGCGTTCTCGCTGCCCGAGGTCTTCCTCGGCCTGGTGCCCGGCTGGGGCGGCTGCGTGCTGCTGCCGAACCTGATCGGCCCCGAGCGCGCCGTGAAGGTCGTCATCGAGAACTCGATGAACCAGAACAAGCAGCTCAAGGGCGCGCAGGTGCACGAGCTGGGGATCGCGGACGCCCTCTTCGAGGGCGCCGACTTCCTGGAGCAGTCGCTGCACTGGACCTCGGCCGTGCTCTCCGGTCAGCTGGCCGTCGAGCGGCCCGAGATCGACCGCGGCGAGGCGTGGGACCAGGCCGTCGCCGCCGGGCGCGCGTTCGCCGACGCCAAGGTGCACGGCGCGGCCCCGGCCGCCTACCGGGCGCTGGACATCATCGCCGCCGCCAAGGACGGCGACCTCCAGGCCGGGTTCGACGCCGAGGACGCCGCGCTGGCCGACCTGATCATGGGCGGCGAGCTGCGCAGCGGCATCTACGCGTTCAACCTGGTGCAGAAGCGCGCCAAGCGCCCGGCCGGCGCCCCCGACAAGTCGCTGGCCCGCCCGGTGACGAAGGTCGGCGTCGTGGGCGCGGGCCTCATGGCCTCGCAGCTCGCGCTGCTCTTCGCCCGCCGCCTGGAGGTGCCGGTCGTCCTGACCGACATCGACCAGGAGCGCGTGGACAAGGGCGTCGGCTACGTCCACGAGGAGATCGACAAGCTCCTCCTCAAGGGCCGCGTGGGCCAGGACAAGGCCAACCGTCTCAAGGCGCTGGTCACCGGCTCGCTGGACAAGGCCGCCGCCTTCAGCGACGCGGACTTCGTCATCGAGGCCGTGTTCGAGGAGATGGGCGTCAAGCAGAAGGTCTTCGCCGAGGTCGAGGCCGTCGTGCCCGCCCACGCGATCCTGGCCACCAACACCTCCTCCCTGTCGGTCACTGAGATGGCCTCGCAGCTCAAGCACCCCGAGCGCGTGGTCGGCTTCCACTTCTTCAACCCCGTCGCGGTCCTCCCGCTGCTGGAGATCGTCCGGGCCGAGCAGACCGACGACGCCTCGCTGGCCACCGCCTTCGCCGTGGCCAAGCAGCTCAAGAAGACGGCGGTGCTGGTCAAGGACGCGCCCGCGTTCGTCGTCAACCGCATCCTGACCCGCTTCATGGGCTCGGTGCTCGGCGCGATCGACGAGGGCACGCCGGTGGAGGTCGCCGACCGGGCGCTCGCCCCGCTGGGCCTGCCCATGTCGCCGATCGTGCTGCTGGAGCTCGTCGGCCCCGCCGTGGCCCACCACGTCGCCGGCACGCTGCACGAGGCGTTCCCGGAGCGCTTCGGCGTCTCGGAGAACCTGGGCCGGGTCGTCAAGGCGGGCAAGCGCGGCCTCTACCTGCCGGGCACCACCGACCTCGACCCCGAGGTGGCGGCGCTGTTCGAGACCGGCGACACCGTCCTCAGCGAGGAGGAGGTGCGCGAGCGGGCCCTGGCCGCCATCGCCGAGGAGATCGACCTCATGCTCAAGGAAGGCGTGGTGGCCGAGGCCCAGGACGTCGACCTGTGCCTGATCACCGGCGCCGGCTGGCCCTTCCACCTGGGCGGTATCACGCCGTACCTGGACCGGGCCGGTGTCAGCGAGCGCGTGCGCGGTTCCGCCTTCCACGCCCCCGGCGTGGCGAGCGTCCCGCAGTAA